One segment of Thermoanaerobacter kivui DNA contains the following:
- a CDS encoding FliH/SctL family protein, with protein sequence MYRVYKQKDINFSSPVLLKIVDDKENRNSEKTILLQDNSEEVKEKGLELARQIVERARHVQQEILQKTREDVEKILGNLKEQAKKIEEEYKNKGYQEGYSLGYQEGFKKGEEEAKAIIEEAKAIKEEIIKEKQRLYKEAENDMVNVVLQTVEKIIGKYLEEDKDIILNLIKKGMENYNAFDKITVRVSESDYEHCIKNKDKILKDVEFLDDVNILKDLSMKKGDCIIETNSGVISSGIYTQLQALKNLFAGVLNE encoded by the coding sequence TTGTATAGGGTCTATAAACAAAAGGATATAAACTTTTCCTCTCCTGTGTTGCTTAAGATTGTGGATGACAAAGAGAATAGAAACTCGGAAAAGACTATTTTGTTGCAGGACAATTCGGAAGAGGTAAAGGAAAAGGGTTTAGAGTTAGCGAGGCAAATAGTAGAAAGGGCAAGACATGTACAACAAGAAATTTTGCAAAAAACAAGGGAAGACGTGGAAAAAATTTTAGGTAACCTTAAAGAGCAGGCAAAAAAAATAGAAGAAGAGTACAAAAATAAAGGCTATCAAGAGGGATACTCTCTCGGTTATCAGGAAGGGTTTAAAAAAGGAGAAGAAGAGGCAAAGGCTATAATAGAAGAAGCAAAGGCCATAAAAGAAGAAATCATTAAAGAGAAGCAAAGGCTATATAAAGAGGCAGAAAATGATATGGTAAATGTGGTTTTGCAGACAGTAGAAAAGATAATAGGAAAGTATTTAGAAGAAGACAAAGATATAATATTAAACCTCATTAAAAAAGGAATGGAAAATTATAACGCTTTTGACAAGATTACAGTCAGAGTCAGTGAAAGCGATTATGAACATTGCATTAAAAACAAAGATAAAATTCTCAAAGATGTAGAATTTTTAGATGATGTCAATATCTTAAAGGACTTATCTATGAAAAAGGGTGATTGCATAATTGAGACAAATTCCGGCGTCATAAGTTCAGGAATTTATACTCAACTGCAGGCTTTAAAAAATTTGTTTGCGGGTGTATTAAATGAGTAA